In Periplaneta americana isolate PAMFEO1 chromosome 3, P.americana_PAMFEO1_priV1, whole genome shotgun sequence, the following are encoded in one genomic region:
- the LOC138696515 gene encoding prostaglandin reductase 1-like isoform X4: MLDRPYTARYPTGVTMVGSQIAKVIESKHPDYKVGCHVVGQLGWRTKTVVNGDKPLEGGLNVKAAVIPDLKGLPLSLALGMLGMPGNTSYFGFLEICDPKPGEVVVVSGAAGAIGSHVGQIAQIKGCKVIGFAGSDDKVKWLVDELKFDAAFNYETTDVTKALKQAAPNGVDCYFDNVGGTLSSAIISCMNERGRISVCGSISSYNADIKNMPSAPIVQLAVVSKQLKMEGFLTYRWLDRWNEGIMQNLQWIKEGKLVYRETVTEGFENMTKAFIGMLRGENTGKAIVKA, from the exons acCTTACACAGCAAGATATCCCACAGGCGTCACTATGGTTGGATCGCAAATTGCCAA GGTTATTGAAAGTAAACACCCAGATTACAAAGTTGGTTGCCATGTTGTGGGACAACTTGGGTGGCGAACAAAGACAGTTGTTAATGGTGACAAGCCTCTGGAAGGAGGACTCAACGTAAAGGCTGCAGTCATACCAGACTTGAAGGGCCTGCCTCTGTCTCTTGCACTTGGGATGTTGGGCATGCCAGG GAATACATCATATTTTGGGTTCCTTGAGATATGTGACCCAAAACCAGGAGAAGTTGTGGTCGTCAGTGGAGCAGCAGGTGCAATTGGCAGCCATGTTGGACAAATCGCACAAATTAAGG GTTGCAAGGTAATTGGATTTGCTGGGTCGGATGACAAAGTGAAATGGTTGGTGGATGAACTCAAATTCGATGCTGCATTCAACTACGAGACAACTGATGTGACAAAAGCTCTGAAACAGGCAGCCCCCAATGGTGTAGATTGTTACTTCGACAAC gtTGGTGGAACATTGAGCAGTGCCATCATTTCCTGCATGAATGAGAGGGGTCGTATTTCAGTGTGTGGTTCCATTTCCTCGTACAATGCAGATATTAAGAACATGCCTTCAG caCCTATCGTTCAGCTTGCAGTGGTGTCCAAACAGTTAAAGATGGAAGGTTTCCTTACTTATCGCTGGTTGGATAGGTGGAATGAGGGAATCATGCAGAATTTGCAGTGGATAAAGGAG GGAAAACTGGTGTATCGTGAAACTGTAACAGAAGGATTTGAAAACATGACTAAAGCATTCATAGGAATGcttagaggagaaaatactggAAAAGCAATCGTGAAAGCATGA